From Streptomyces sp. NBC_00775, one genomic window encodes:
- a CDS encoding PIN domain nuclease — translation MITYLVDTSALWHLFRTPGALRPWEGHIAAGVFHICEPTRAEFLYSATSPSHRDELAEELDALCLLSPVPKNAWRWVDTAQYKLTQHGQHRAAGAIDLLVCATAVHHGHTVLHVDNDFATVAGVLKEVQQRDVRA, via the coding sequence GTGATCACGTATCTGGTGGACACCTCGGCTCTGTGGCATCTGTTCCGCACCCCGGGTGCGTTGCGCCCCTGGGAGGGACACATCGCCGCCGGGGTGTTCCACATCTGTGAGCCGACCCGCGCCGAATTCCTCTACTCGGCGACCAGCCCGTCCCACCGGGACGAGCTCGCGGAGGAGCTGGACGCACTCTGCCTGCTCTCTCCGGTACCGAAGAATGCCTGGCGTTGGGTCGACACCGCCCAGTACAAACTGACCCAGCATGGCCAGCATCGCGCGGCTGGAGCGATCGACCTGTTGGTGTGCGCGACCGCGGTCCACCACGGGCACACCGTTCTCCACGTGGACAACGACTTCGCGACGGTGGCCGGAGTACTCAAGGAAGTTCAGCAGCGAGACGTACGAGCCTGA
- a CDS encoding helix-turn-helix transcriptional regulator yields the protein MTEIRHEPVAPTRTQWLAPGAAIDAHRHDDHQIVYAGRGVLAVTTSAGSWIAPGNRAIWVPAGTVHAHQAHGELELHLVGLPALDNPLGLDEPTVLTVGLLLRELILAYTHTPHDDSPERGRLRAVLLDQLRASPQQPLHLPTPTAPQLIAVCEILRTNPADGRTLSALGREVGASDRTLSRLFKADLGMTFPQWRTQLRLYHALVLLAENTPVTAVAHLCGWSSASAFIDVFRRTFGHTPGTHQPREKTG from the coding sequence ATGACAGAAATCCGCCACGAGCCCGTGGCGCCGACCCGTACTCAGTGGCTGGCGCCCGGAGCCGCCATCGACGCCCACCGGCACGACGACCACCAGATCGTCTACGCGGGCCGGGGAGTGCTGGCCGTGACCACCAGCGCCGGCTCATGGATCGCGCCGGGCAATCGCGCCATCTGGGTACCCGCCGGCACTGTGCACGCCCACCAGGCCCACGGCGAACTCGAACTGCACCTGGTCGGCCTGCCCGCGCTTGACAACCCGCTCGGCCTGGACGAGCCGACCGTGCTGACCGTCGGGCTCCTCCTGCGGGAACTGATCCTCGCTTACACGCACACCCCGCACGACGACAGTCCCGAACGCGGGCGGCTACGGGCCGTGCTGCTCGACCAGTTGCGGGCCTCACCCCAGCAGCCGCTGCACCTGCCCACCCCCACCGCCCCTCAGCTGATCGCGGTGTGCGAGATCCTGCGCACGAATCCGGCCGACGGCCGCACCCTGTCCGCACTGGGCAGAGAAGTCGGCGCCAGCGACCGCACTCTCTCCCGCCTCTTCAAAGCCGACCTCGGCATGACCTTCCCGCAGTGGCGCACCCAACTGCGCCTCTACCACGCCTTGGTCCTGCTGGCCGAGAACACCCCGGTGACGGCCGTGGCCCACCTGTGCGGCTGGTCGTCCGCCAGCGCGTTCATCGATGTCTTCCGCCGTACCTTCGGACACACCCCGGGAACACATCAGCCGCGCGAGAAGACAGGCTGA
- a CDS encoding FdhF/YdeP family oxidoreductase codes for MAEQPINPTGAHGSAGVPPPASDLTSSGPKKSSVGIHSITESARYSLAEMGPKRSLQTLLTMNHVDGFDCPSCAWGDPDPDHRKIAEFCENGAKAVAWEATRKRVDAAFFAEHSVAALRERDGHWLESQGRLAQPMHLAPGATHYAPIPWEGALALTADRLRSLADPSRAVFYTSGRTSNEAAFLYQLLARRLGTNNLPDCSNMCHESSGAALSETIGVGKGLITFSDITDHADLIIVVGQNPGTCHPRMLTALEQAKRRGARIIAANPLPEAGFGRFHNPQTARGLVGHGTKLADRYLPVRINGDLALFSGLNRALTDREDSQPGSALDHDFIDRYCDGYEAAAAAWRALDWSRIETMAGLSRRLIEDCAADVLAADSVIVCWAMGLTQHRNAVATIREIVNFLLLRGNIGRPGAGPAPIRGHSNVQGDRTMGIWEKMPDTFLDKLRDEFGFEPPSAHGLDTVDSIKAMRDGKVDVFIGLGGNFASATPDTEVTEAALANCVLTVHVATKLNRSHLCHGTEALLLPCLGRTERDQQASGEQFVTVEDTMAMVHASHGRLLPGSPHLRSEVAIIADLGHALFGDDLGWRIMRDDYAVIRRHIEHVVPGFHAFEQRVRQPGGFMLPRAPRDSRTFPTPTGKARFTVNPPTAPEVPPGHLLLTTVRSHDQFNTTVYGLDDRYRGIKGGRRVVFVNRDDLRDLHLHDGDLVDLVSVYPDGERRAPGFRAVRYPTPRGCAAAYYPETNVLVALDSTAETSNTPTTKSIVIRLEPSNGTADLSV; via the coding sequence ATGGCTGAGCAACCGATCAACCCGACGGGTGCACACGGGTCGGCGGGCGTCCCTCCGCCCGCATCGGATCTGACATCGTCAGGCCCCAAGAAGTCCAGCGTCGGAATCCACAGCATCACCGAATCAGCGCGGTATTCCCTGGCCGAAATGGGGCCGAAGCGGAGTCTTCAAACGCTGTTGACGATGAACCATGTCGACGGTTTCGACTGTCCGAGCTGCGCATGGGGCGACCCCGATCCCGACCACCGGAAGATCGCGGAGTTCTGCGAGAACGGCGCGAAGGCCGTCGCCTGGGAAGCCACGCGCAAACGGGTCGACGCGGCATTCTTCGCCGAGCACTCCGTCGCTGCCCTGCGGGAGCGGGACGGTCACTGGCTGGAGTCGCAGGGCCGACTGGCCCAGCCGATGCATCTCGCCCCCGGCGCGACCCACTATGCGCCCATCCCGTGGGAGGGCGCGCTCGCGCTCACCGCCGATCGCCTGCGCAGCCTCGCCGATCCGAGCCGTGCCGTCTTTTACACCAGCGGCCGGACGAGCAACGAGGCCGCCTTTCTCTACCAGTTGCTGGCGCGCAGGCTCGGCACGAACAATCTGCCGGACTGCTCGAACATGTGCCACGAGTCGAGCGGCGCGGCCCTGAGCGAGACCATCGGCGTCGGAAAGGGCCTGATCACGTTCTCCGACATCACCGATCACGCAGACTTGATCATCGTCGTGGGCCAGAACCCCGGCACCTGCCACCCCCGTATGCTCACCGCGCTCGAACAGGCCAAGCGGCGCGGCGCCCGCATCATCGCCGCCAACCCGCTCCCCGAGGCCGGTTTCGGCCGCTTCCACAACCCGCAGACCGCGCGCGGCCTGGTCGGCCATGGTACGAAGCTCGCCGACCGCTACCTCCCGGTGCGCATCAACGGCGATCTGGCCCTGTTCTCAGGTTTGAACCGTGCCCTGACCGATCGGGAGGACTCCCAGCCGGGCTCCGCCCTCGACCACGACTTCATCGACCGGTACTGCGACGGCTACGAGGCAGCGGCAGCGGCATGGCGTGCCTTGGACTGGTCGCGGATCGAGACGATGGCCGGACTGTCCCGCCGCCTGATCGAGGACTGCGCGGCCGACGTGCTCGCCGCCGACAGCGTCATCGTCTGCTGGGCGATGGGGCTGACCCAGCACCGCAACGCGGTGGCCACCATCCGCGAGATCGTCAACTTCCTTCTGCTGCGCGGCAACATCGGACGCCCCGGTGCCGGGCCCGCCCCGATCCGCGGACACAGCAACGTCCAGGGCGATCGCACCATGGGCATCTGGGAGAAGATGCCGGACACGTTCCTGGACAAGCTCCGCGACGAGTTCGGGTTCGAGCCGCCCAGCGCCCACGGCTTGGACACCGTCGACTCGATCAAGGCCATGCGCGACGGCAAGGTCGACGTGTTCATCGGCCTTGGCGGCAACTTCGCATCGGCCACGCCCGACACGGAGGTCACCGAGGCCGCACTGGCCAACTGCGTCCTCACCGTCCATGTCGCGACCAAACTGAACCGGTCGCATCTGTGCCACGGCACCGAGGCACTTCTCCTGCCCTGCCTCGGCCGCACCGAGCGCGACCAGCAGGCATCCGGCGAGCAGTTCGTCACGGTCGAAGACACGATGGCCATGGTGCACGCCTCGCACGGACGGCTCCTTCCCGGATCACCGCATCTGCGCAGCGAGGTCGCGATCATCGCCGACCTCGGTCACGCGCTCTTCGGCGACGACCTCGGCTGGCGCATCATGCGCGACGACTACGCCGTGATCCGCCGCCACATCGAGCATGTGGTCCCCGGATTCCACGCCTTCGAGCAACGCGTCCGGCAGCCCGGCGGCTTCATGCTCCCCCGGGCACCGCGCGACTCCCGCACCTTCCCCACGCCGACCGGCAAGGCGCGCTTCACCGTCAACCCACCGACCGCGCCCGAAGTCCCGCCGGGGCACTTGCTGCTGACGACGGTACGGTCGCACGACCAGTTCAACACCACCGTCTACGGCCTCGACGACCGTTACCGCGGCATCAAGGGCGGACGGCGGGTCGTCTTCGTCAACCGGGACGACCTCCGTGACCTCCACCTGCACGACGGCGACCTGGTCGATCTGGTCAGCGTCTACCCTGACGGTGAACGCCGGGCCCCCGGCTTCCGCGCCGTCCGCTATCCGACGCCGCGCGGCTGCGCCGCCGCCTACTACCCGGAGACGAACGTGCTGGTCGCACTGGACTCCACGGCCGAGACCAGCAACACTCCCACGACCAAATCCATCGTGATCCGCCTAGAACCCTCCAACGGGACAGCTGACCTTTCGGTTTGA
- a CDS encoding type II toxin-antitoxin system VapB family antitoxin, whose protein sequence is MSVTQIDLDDEALAEAMRLMGVTTKKETVNAALRDYVARFKRLEAAEKLAARGARGEFEHASAAHDAEKRARRAAFE, encoded by the coding sequence ATGTCCGTCACGCAGATTGATCTCGACGACGAGGCACTGGCCGAGGCCATGCGGCTCATGGGCGTCACGACGAAGAAGGAGACCGTCAACGCGGCCCTTCGGGACTACGTGGCGCGATTCAAGAGGCTTGAGGCTGCGGAGAAGCTGGCCGCGCGGGGTGCGCGTGGAGAGTTCGAGCACGCATCGGCTGCGCATGACGCGGAGAAGCGCGCCCGGCGCGCGGCCTTCGAGTGA
- a CDS encoding glutathione-independent formaldehyde dehydrogenase, which produces MKAVVYEKPFSVTIRDVDDPQIQHPNDVLVRVTSTAICGSDLHMYEGRTAAESGIVFGHENMGIVEEAGAGVTSLSKGDRVVMPFNVACGFCKNCLAGKTGFCLTVNPGFAGGAYGYVAMGPYKGGQAELLRVPFADFNCLKLPPGNEFETDFVLLADIFPTGYHGCELAQVSPGESVAVFGAGPVGLMAAYSALLRGASKVFSVDRVPERLAKAEEIGAIPIDFTKGDPAGRIKEQTGGEGTDKGVDAVGYQAQAHDASHEEPAVVLNTLVETVRPTGMLGVPGLYVPSDPGGPDENAKHGQLLVSIGRMFEKGQRMGTGQCNVKQYNRQLRDLIIAGRAKPSFVVSHELPLDQAPLAYEKFDQRIEGYTKVVLHPGHALAA; this is translated from the coding sequence GTGAAAGCCGTTGTCTATGAGAAGCCCTTCAGCGTCACCATCAGGGACGTCGACGATCCGCAGATCCAGCACCCGAACGACGTGCTGGTACGCGTGACGTCGACCGCCATCTGCGGATCCGACCTGCACATGTACGAAGGCCGCACGGCGGCCGAGTCCGGCATCGTGTTCGGACACGAGAACATGGGCATCGTCGAGGAAGCCGGCGCCGGTGTGACTTCCCTGTCCAAGGGTGACCGCGTCGTCATGCCGTTCAACGTGGCCTGCGGATTCTGCAAGAACTGCCTCGCCGGGAAGACCGGCTTCTGCTTGACGGTCAATCCGGGCTTCGCCGGCGGAGCCTATGGCTACGTGGCCATGGGTCCGTACAAGGGCGGGCAGGCAGAGCTGCTGCGGGTGCCCTTCGCCGACTTCAACTGTTTGAAGCTGCCGCCGGGCAACGAGTTCGAGACCGATTTCGTGCTGCTCGCCGACATCTTCCCGACCGGCTACCACGGATGTGAGCTCGCCCAGGTGTCCCCCGGAGAGAGCGTGGCCGTCTTCGGTGCCGGCCCGGTCGGGCTGATGGCTGCATATTCCGCGCTGCTGCGCGGTGCGTCGAAGGTGTTCTCCGTGGACCGGGTGCCCGAGCGGCTCGCCAAGGCCGAGGAGATCGGGGCCATCCCGATCGACTTCACCAAGGGTGACCCGGCCGGGCGGATCAAGGAACAGACCGGGGGCGAGGGAACCGACAAGGGCGTCGACGCCGTCGGCTACCAGGCCCAGGCGCACGATGCCAGCCATGAGGAACCCGCCGTCGTCCTCAACACCCTCGTCGAGACCGTGCGGCCGACGGGCATGCTGGGTGTGCCGGGCCTGTACGTGCCGTCCGACCCGGGCGGACCCGACGAGAACGCCAAGCACGGTCAGCTACTGGTCTCCATCGGACGGATGTTCGAGAAGGGGCAGCGGATGGGTACCGGTCAGTGCAACGTCAAGCAGTACAACCGCCAGCTGCGCGACCTGATCATCGCGGGGCGCGCCAAGCCCAGCTTCGTGGTCTCCCACGAACTGCCGCTGGACCAGGCGCCGCTCGCGTACGAGAAGTTCGACCAGCGGATCGAGGGCTACACCAAGGTCGTACTGCATCCCGGTCACGCGCTCGCGGCGTAA
- a CDS encoding CHAT domain-containing protein — translation MSQHMTFSGTISAHATVDQGTIAPTGISRRVLFLSGDPRPGRNDFGSEAACVRQALVGSFVQLIEMASVQLAEICPALDQYSPAVLHIAAHSAFGGVHLTQEGSDLSIAYRDLCAQIARVRSPPRLVILNVCDSVALADQLARTIAAVISWPYAISDAQAQVFTRQLYRSLTGQRSIAESCKDSEAALTGPHPDCPPPVLHGLATSRAF, via the coding sequence ATGTCACAGCACATGACCTTCTCGGGCACCATCTCGGCGCACGCGACTGTCGACCAGGGCACCATCGCCCCCACGGGCATCTCCCGCCGTGTCCTCTTCCTCTCCGGAGATCCTCGTCCAGGACGTAACGACTTCGGTTCCGAAGCGGCATGCGTCCGGCAGGCTCTCGTCGGCAGCTTCGTCCAGCTCATCGAGATGGCGTCCGTCCAACTCGCTGAGATCTGCCCGGCATTGGACCAGTACTCGCCCGCTGTTCTGCACATCGCGGCACACAGTGCGTTCGGCGGCGTCCACCTCACCCAGGAAGGCAGCGATCTGTCCATCGCCTACAGAGACCTGTGCGCACAGATCGCCCGCGTTCGTTCCCCACCCCGCCTCGTCATCCTGAACGTCTGCGACTCGGTCGCACTCGCCGATCAGCTGGCCCGGACGATCGCGGCAGTGATCAGCTGGCCCTACGCGATCAGTGACGCCCAAGCACAGGTCTTCACACGGCAGCTCTACCGCTCCCTTACCGGCCAGCGGTCCATCGCCGAGAGCTGCAAGGACTCCGAAGCCGCCCTGACCGGCCCTCACCCGGACTGCCCACCGCCAGTACTGCACGGCCTTGCCACAAGCCGCGCCTTCTGA
- a CDS encoding MFS transporter, protein MTKSITLLSVGHACVDIYQGAVASLVPFFVAERAYSYAAVSGIVLAASVLSSVAQPVFGVLTDRWAMPWILPVSTVLGGLGIALSGLSGSYALTLLFVAVSGVGVAAYHPESARVARLVSEGSHSAMGWFSVGGSLGFAAAPLMVTAVVATGGLRLSPLLVLPALAGSVLCLPVLCALQKKTASEGSGRTVAVGVDDKASFMKLSLAVVFRSIVFVGLSTFVSLYARQRVGGGTAVGTVALFVLYIGGAVGSVLGGSLANRWDRVTVARWSYLLTVAAVAGTVFIPGPAFYAFVALTSIGLYVPFSLHVTLGQDYLPTRVGTASGVTLGLTVSIGGLASPLIGSIADATSLRTALTPLILMPVLSWLLFRTLPEPITPKPTTAVQATGDSRAGQPLVHVRARDLT, encoded by the coding sequence ATGACCAAATCGATCACTCTGCTGTCGGTCGGCCATGCCTGTGTGGACATCTACCAGGGCGCGGTCGCCTCTCTCGTCCCGTTCTTCGTCGCCGAGCGCGCCTACAGCTACGCCGCGGTCTCGGGCATCGTGCTCGCCGCGTCCGTGCTGTCCTCGGTGGCCCAACCGGTGTTCGGTGTGCTCACCGACCGCTGGGCGATGCCCTGGATCCTGCCGGTGAGCACCGTCCTCGGCGGACTCGGTATCGCTCTGAGCGGCCTGAGCGGCTCCTACGCACTCACACTGCTCTTCGTGGCGGTGTCAGGCGTCGGAGTCGCCGCCTACCACCCCGAGTCCGCACGCGTTGCGCGGCTCGTCAGCGAGGGCAGCCACAGCGCGATGGGCTGGTTCTCCGTCGGCGGCAGCCTCGGCTTCGCCGCCGCGCCGCTCATGGTCACCGCCGTCGTCGCCACCGGCGGCCTGCGCCTGTCCCCGCTGCTCGTGCTGCCGGCTCTCGCCGGGAGCGTGCTGTGCCTGCCCGTCCTGTGCGCACTCCAGAAGAAGACAGCATCCGAGGGCTCCGGCCGTACGGTCGCGGTGGGAGTCGACGACAAGGCGTCGTTCATGAAACTGTCGCTGGCCGTGGTCTTCCGGTCCATCGTGTTCGTCGGCCTGAGCACGTTCGTCTCGCTCTACGCCCGGCAGCGTGTGGGAGGCGGAACGGCAGTGGGCACTGTGGCGCTGTTCGTCCTGTACATCGGTGGCGCGGTGGGCTCCGTGCTGGGCGGCAGCCTGGCCAACCGCTGGGACCGGGTCACCGTCGCCCGCTGGTCCTACCTCCTCACGGTCGCCGCTGTCGCGGGGACCGTGTTCATCCCCGGCCCGGCGTTCTACGCGTTCGTGGCGCTGACCTCCATCGGCCTGTACGTCCCCTTCTCCCTGCATGTCACCCTCGGCCAGGACTACCTGCCCACACGCGTCGGCACCGCCAGCGGCGTCACCCTCGGCCTGACCGTCAGCATCGGCGGCCTGGCCAGCCCCCTCATCGGCAGCATCGCCGACGCGACCTCCCTGCGCACCGCCCTGACACCGCTGATCCTGATGCCCGTTCTGAGCTGGCTGCTGTTCCGCACTCTGCCCGAACCCATCACACCCAAGCCCACGACGGCCGTACAGGCGACCGGAGACAGCCGCGCAGGTCAGCCTCTCGTTCATGTACGAGCCCGCGACCTAACCTGA
- a CDS encoding GMC oxidoreductase codes for MLDLRIVDVPDGDAEGLLIDNGFHLDHLRVERWVTTTALPRPLPGEHETRRSPSVRVVAPGALAAPLDTSRERPYRLRCNPPRAAGSCAMGISSDSVIAPNLTVDGIEGLRVVDASVISTVVSVNTNTAAIVIAKKGADLIPGRDGHHERGSRVLPAARGAHFLMLPDVRFRRSVWTVFRTGGSQRNAHIGRRCTPVRQRSGLRGRRRRTPAPAVACRSPPACAPPASDPNTPEPRSMRTGQRSANSRLRSRC; via the coding sequence GTGCTGGATCTGCGGATCGTCGACGTCCCTGATGGTGACGCTGAAGGGCTTCTCATAGACAACGGCTTTCACCTGGATCACCTCCGCGTCGAACGCTGGGTGACGACGACCGCCCTACCGAGGCCCTTGCCGGGGGAACACGAAACCAGGCGGAGCCCGTCGGTCCGCGTCGTAGCCCCAGGCGCTCTTGCTGCACCACTGGATACTTCCAGGGAACGCCCGTACCGGCTGCGCTGCAACCCCCCTCGGGCTGCCGGCAGCTGCGCCATGGGCATCAGCTCCGACTCTGTGATTGCCCCGAACCTGACCGTGGACGGCATCGAGGGCCTGCGGGTGGTGGACGCGTCCGTCATATCCACGGTCGTCTCGGTCAACACGAACACCGCGGCGATCGTGATCGCCAAGAAGGGTGCCGACCTCATCCCGGGGCGTGACGGGCACCACGAACGCGGAAGCCGGGTCCTCCCCGCAGCGCGGGGCGCTCATTTCCTGATGCTTCCCGATGTCCGCTTCCGACGCTCCGTCTGGACCGTTTTCAGAACGGGCGGCTCCCAGCGCAATGCCCACATCGGCCGCCGCTGCACGCCGGTGCGGCAACGATCAGGCCTCAGAGGCCGGCGGCGTCGAACCCCGGCGCCGGCGGTGGCATGCCGCTCTCCACCCGCCTGTGCCCCACCCGCCTCAGACCCGAACACACCGGAACCCCGAAGCATGCGCACAGGTCAACGGAGCGCCAACTCCCGTCTACGGAGCCGCTGCTGA